Sequence from the Cucumis sativus cultivar 9930 chromosome 1, Cucumber_9930_V3, whole genome shotgun sequence genome:
tgtttgtaatttatttaaaataaaataataataataataaattatgcaTAGAATAAATTAGACATGAAAATTGAGTTTAAAGTTTCATATGAAagacaatttaattttatgtataatatACGTTTTTGAAGGATTAATAAGTgagaattattataaattttctttaattattttctaataaaagaaaataatatttcgAAATTGgataaacatttctttttagaataatatGTTAAGACCACAATAATTGAATTGtcacattttaaattagtttttgaaaagaaagaaaactcaataaaGGTTTGACAAATTTGTATGCAGCCTCTcctaaaatacaatataaGAAATATGTACTAAAGCACGAGATTCACATTTTAGTATATAATCAATATTAAGGATGCAAATAACCTAATAAAACcctattcattttcttcttccccttGTGATGGCCATAAACTAAGAACAAACCACTATCCGTACATATAAGTTGGCTTGGATCGAGCGTTAACCTAATccaatttaacctaaaaatttCGCTTTGGGTTGAcggattgatttttttttttcacctcTCCATAATTTAGGCAGcttttcatattgtttttcaatatgaAAGTTGATCAAATTGTCATTCAAAGTgcaagattatatatatatatatataatcgaGTTGGATCGGATCAACCTTACCCTTACTTGCACAACCCGACtcaacttgttttttttccaattttctaacCCGACTCAACTTTGAAGCACAATTCAGTCACTCCTCATGAATTCAAGAAGATCAAACTGTTAGGTCTCatgtaaatttgaattttttaggGAGAATCattgcttttcctttttcttttcgtgctcctattattatattattattaaactaaactttcTTTGTTGTTATATTCCACTTACAACTCTtcaaatttctattatatttttttgtgtttttataaGTGTAAATAAAAAcgatatttatttgatttagttacatataaattttgcttttaatcaataatttgtttgttttatgtttatcatattatatcattttaaatctaatatgACTCccatgaaagaaaatgtacATGCTACCTATACATtatttccaaatatatatatatatatatgaagaaatCCTATATACACAAcacttatataattaaaaacactttatttagaaggaaaaaaaatacctcAATGAATCACAAAATATCTCAAACTTGAGCCACTTATCAAAATGTATGTACACACAGGATAAAGTAGGTAGGTTAACAAAGGAGCCAAAATGGTTACATTCACTCATTCAACAACCAAATTTCCTAGTCTAGATTCTGCTTCCTCAAGTACATGTGTTTTTGCATTTCTATTGAAGACAaaccaaatctaaaattgAGCAAATAACAAATCTTCCAACGTTGATAAATACCCTTCATTATATACAAAGACTTGTCAAATGGTAACgtctattaatataattagattattattaGGAGATATAATTctagagatattatttgatattatttccttaagtgtatttctctatggttatatataggcttgtatctctactaaataataaatgaaatatagatttattccataaaatcaacaacgtcaaatttcattatataGTTTCATCAAACCTACTTCCAACATTAATCgttctttctcattttaagttttctttcaacttctCCACTGTAAGGTCCAACATTGAAAGCATACTGCTGCAAAACAGAGAAGACAATCATCTCTAAACATATCAACACGTTCTGGAAAGCCTCTTCAACGTGCTCAACGTCTAACCACATGTGGTTTGATCCAATAATGCCCACGGCAACAAGTATATCTAGGACTACACCCTGAAAAGTGGAAGGTGTGTCGAAGCAAAGTAAGAACAATAACATtactaaataaacaaattcaatGAAGAACAGAAGAAACAAGAGATTGCTGAACTTCTTTAACAATTCAAGTAATTCAGAGAAAAGAGACATAGGAAAAATGCAAATGTGCTGTCTGGTGGTCACAAATTCTGTAGAAGCTATTGAATTAACGTCCTAAAGGCTAATAGCTCTGAATCTCTCTCCCTGCGCCCCCACCcccacccaaaaaaaaataaaaaatcagtGAAGTAAACATCAATATAGCAAGATTAGAGGGCAGAAAAGAACATGTTAACAACTAAAAGGAGAGTTCTAGTAAAAACAATAGCTACCTGATCCTGAACAtggcaaaataataataacaataataacaacaataataaggCTTCTTGTGCTCCATTTGATGGTTTTTCTCGTTCTCATTTtacttgtaatttttcttGAGGGGagtgttaaaaagaaatacagaAACAAATAGGCCTGCGCAATCATGGCAAAAAGATCTAAATTAGCAGTGTCACCTGCCAAAAGCTGAAGAATACAATTCCTTTGATGCACATGAACTTGGCCAATGGATTGTGTGGTTTAAGTTCCTTGGCGAAAACATGGTAGAAGACAACCAGAGAATACATAGCCAAAGAAACTGAGAGGTTAAGGATGATAGTAAATGTCCATCTCAACCAGCTGGGATACATTCCCAATAATTGCAGcgttatcatcaaaacagaGCAAACAGGGCGGATGATAACAAATTGCCATGTCCAATGTTTAAGAAGTAGTAGATGCCGATGGTCCAAACGAACAGTTCGAGGCTGCAAATTTCATCACAAATAAAAGTCAAAGTAAATGAAAGAacgaataaaaaataagtcaAGAAGAAAGCAGCGGTGTGATGTCCTAAAAGCCCCaatagaaaggaaaatggaacCCATTGATCCTGGTGACAACCACAGAGTATACATTCTAGCAATTAATATGCAATGGATACCATTTTCATACCTGAAACAATGTTATTGGAAAGGAGTGATGAATTTCTCTTCCCTTGATTTCATCTGGTATAACATTTTTGCTCATAGATATATTCAGGTAGCTATACATGAGAGCCAAGAACTTGGCAATTACCTGCAATTCAACACACATACAGGCAAGACGCAATTAAGATTAACTCAACTAGAGTGAGCACAAGGCCAAGAGAAAATAAGCCATGTTGAAAAAACTCACCAAAGCTTCGTAACATTCCTTAACAGAATCcagaaacatgaaaaactCCTTGCTCCCCTTGATATCTAGCAAACCCACAAATGAGTCTACTGCATATAAGGGAGccattaatataataattactaTGGCCTTTTGCTCCTTAGGATTCTTCCAGTAAAAGAGATGCTGAGATAATAACTGCATGGTGTAATGCATTGTCAACATCACACAGAATCCAGATCCTACTACAGTCAGCTGTTCAGGATTCAATGTGGATAAATCCATTATGCCCCAGCAGAAAGAAAACCTATGGCAGAATCTGCAAAAACAACATCGATACTTATCCCTATTAAGCACTCACATTAAGCCCAATCCCACGAATAATCGTTTTAACTTAAATCTCCAAATGATATTGGGGAAACAACTCCGAGAATCCGCAAAAGCAAATACCTTCAAACATAATTACTAATCATAGctatttttgttcattcatATAACCAACATAGTGTGCTATAAAATGGACTACGTTCAATTGCATTgcaaaaacaaacataaaggGAAATTTATGCCCTTGGAAAATATACACCGTACAGCTTCAAATCCTAATGGATAATTTAAAGGAAATTAGATGGCAGTTAACGAATTTACCTGAAATCAAGGTGGGGTTTCAGCTTTCGACGGTCAGTATTTGGGATTTGGAGTAGAGTTTCCGATTCATCTCGATCTAGGGGAAGTTGTATCTGAATGaacagaaaaaatgaaaattttgattactCACTGCGAATCGGAATGGTTCGCTACAATCGGTTGTGATACTTCGGTCGGAAAGTTACCCGTCAGTGGCGCGCTGGTCAAATCACTGAGAAATATGAGATTGACCCAGAAATTGTTCAGCAGCGATCCCGTGAATTCCGAGTGTCACACCATGTCGAAGTGAATTTTcggtaaattatttttaaaaaaagtttcgGGTAAATAATAGTCCGCCCAATGAATGACcaaaagatggagaagaaatgtTGAATGGTCAGTTTTTCAAAAGGTGTGGAATAACCCTTAGAAACTCGTCTAGCTCTCTCTAGTCTACTCCATCTTGATTTCTCACTCAGTCTACTTGATCTTGATTTCTCAGTCTCACACGGTTGTTGTCCCTCTTGTTCAACCTTGCTTGGTTGGTACTGTCACTCTCACTCAGTCTCTCTCCATCTTTTAGTCTTGCTTGGTCTCGTAGTTACACGGTTGTTGTCGCTCTCGCCCATCTCAATTGGTGTCGCTAGGTGCtggagaagaaaaatcatGTGGAGATGAGAAGAGACGTGTGGTcataggaaaaagaaaaaaatgcaaaccaattatattatttgccatttaaaacctttaaaattagtcttttaatcaattaaatcctaaaatgtttttctttaaaagaaaatatataattaccTCCATAATTTATGAGTGTGAGTTAGGATAATGTTTCTTTTCCTCACTTGGATTAGTAATATTTAGCCAATATTATTGCCGACTCTTTTTTGTAACAAGCAAACTTTGAACAATGGTATTGTAA
This genomic interval carries:
- the LOC101205360 gene encoding transmembrane protein 184C, with translation MDLSTLNPEQLTVVGSGFCVMLTMHYTMQLLSQHLFYWKNPKEQKAIVIIILMAPLYAVDSFVGLLDIKGSKEFFMFLDSVKECYEALVIAKFLALMYSYLNISMSKNVIPDEIKGREIHHSFPITLFQPRTVRLDHRHLLLLKHWTWQFVIIRPVCSVLMITLQLLGMYPSWLRWTFTIILNLSVSLAMYSLVVFYHVFAKELKPHNPLAKFMCIKGIVFFSFWQGVVLDILVAVGIIGSNHMWLDVEHVEEAFQNVLICLEMIVFSVLQQYAFNVGPYSGEVERKLKMRKND